A single region of the Eremothecium gossypii ATCC 10895 chromosome V, complete sequence genome encodes:
- a CDS encoding zinc-dependent alcohol dehydrogenase (Syntenic homolog of Saccharomyces cerevisiae YOL086C (ADH1) and YBR145W (ADH5)), with the protein MSAPTIPRTQKAVIFYENGGPLQYTDIEVPKPKATELLINVKYSGVCHTDLHAWKGDWPLPTKLPLVGGHEGAGVVVAMGENVRGWKIGDLAGIKWLNGSCMACEYCEKSNESNCPEADLSGYTHDGSFQQYATADAVQAAHIPAGTDLAQVAPILCAGITVYKALKSANLRAGDWVAISGACGGLGSLAIQYATAMGYRVLGIDGGEEKEQLFRQLGGEVFIDFRKSKDIVADVVKATNGGAHGVINVSVSEAAIESSTEYVRSNGTVVLVGLPGGAKCKSDVFSHVVKSISIVGSYVGNRADTREALDFFARGLVKSPIQVVGLSELPQIYEKMEKGAVVGRYVVDTSM; encoded by the coding sequence ATGTCCGCTCCAACGATTCCTAGGACGCAGAAGGCCGTCATTTTCTACGAGAACGGCGGGCCCCTCCAGTACACGGACATCGAGGTGCCCAAGCCCAAGGCCACGGAGCTGCTGATCAACGTCAAGTACTCCGGCGTGTGCCACACGGACCTGCACGCGTGGAAGGGCGACTGGCCGCTGCCCACGAAGCTGCCGCTCGTGGGCGGGCACGAGGGCGCGGGCGTGGTGGTCGCCATGGGCGAGAACGTGCGCGGCTGGAAGATCGGGGACCTGGCCGGGATTAAGTGGCTCAACGGCTCGTGCATGGCGTGCGAGTACTGCGAAAAAAGCAACGAGTCTAACTGCCCGGAGGCGGACCTGTCCGGCTACACGCACGACGGGTCGTTCCAGCAGTACGCCACGGCGGACGCGGTGCAGGCCGCGCACATCCCGGCCGGGACCGACCTGGCGCAGGTGGCGCCGATCCTGTGTGCGGGGATCACCGTGTACAAGGCGCTAAAGTCCGCGAACCTGCGTGCGGGCGACTGGGTCGCGATCTCGGGCGCGTGCGGCGGGCTGGGGTCGCTGGCCATCCAGTACGCGACCGCGATGGGCTACCGCGTGCTCGGCATTGACGGCGGCGAGGAGAAGGAGCAGCTGTTCCGCCAGCTCGGCGGCGAGGTGTTCATCGACTTCCGCAAGTCGAAGGACATCGTGGCCGACGTGGTCAAGGCCACCAACGGCGGCGCGCACGGCGTGATCAACGTGTCTGTGTCGGAGGCCGCGATCGAGAGCTCGACCGAGTACGTGCGCTCGAACGGCACGGTTGTGCTGGTCGGCCTGCCCGGTGGGGCCAAATGTAAGTCCGACGTTTTCAGTCACGTGGTTAAGTCCATCTCGATCGTGGGCTCGTACGTCGGCAACCGCGCGGACACGCGCGAGGCGCTGGACTTCTTTGCGCGCGGCCTGGTCAAGTCGCCCATCCAGGTGGTCGGCCTGTCCGAGTTGCCCCAAATCTACGAGAAGATGGAGAAGGGCGCCGTGGTCGGCAGATACGTCGTCGACACCTCTATGTAA
- a CDS encoding type I glyceraldehyde-3-phosphate dehydrogenase (Non-syntenic homolog of Saccharomyces cerevisiae YGR192C (TDH3)) has product MVKVAINGFGRIGRLVMRIALSRANVEVVAINDPFITVDYAAYMFKYDSTHGKYAGDVQYEGNTLVIDGKKIKVFQERDPAQLPWGEEGIDIAIDSTGVFKELDSAQKHIDAGAKKVVITAPSSTAPMFVMGVNEEKYAGETIVSNASCTTNCLAPLAKVIDEQFGIEEGLMTTVHSLTATQKTVDGPSMKDWRGGRTASGNIIPSSTGAAKAVGKVLPQLNGKLTGMAFRVPTVDVSVVDLTVKLNKETTYDEIKAAIKAASEGKLKGILGYTEDAVVSTDFLGDNNSSIFDASAGIMLSPKFVKLVSWYDNEYGYSTRVVDLVEHVAAN; this is encoded by the coding sequence ATGGTTAAGGTTGCTATCAACGGTTTCGGCAGAATCGGCAGATTGGTCATGAGAATCGCTCTCTCGAGAGCCAACGTGGAGGTTGTCGCTATCAACGACCCCTTCATCACGGTCGACTACGCTGCGTACATGTTCAAGTACGACTCGACCCACGGCAAGTACGCCGGCGACGTCCAGTACGAGGGCAACACTTTGGTGATCGACGGCAAGAAGATCAAGGTCTTCCAGGAGAGAGACCCAGCCCAGCTACCATGGGGCGAGGAGGGCATTGACATCGCCATCGACTCGACCGGTGTGTTCAAGGAGTTGGACTCTGCGCAGAAGCACATCGACGCCGGTGCCAAGAAGGTTGTGATCACCGCTCCATCCTCGACCGCGCCTATGTTCGTGATGGGTGTCAACGAGGAGAAGTACGCCGGCGAGACCATCGTGTCCAACGCCTCGTGCACCACCAACTGTTTGGCCCCATTGGCCAAGGTGATCGACGAGCAGTTCGGCATCGAGGAGGGTTTGATGACCACCGTGCACTCTTTGACCGCCACCCAGAAGACCGTCGACGGTCCATCCATGAAGGACTGGAGAGGAGGCAGAACCGCCTCCGGCAACATCATCCCATCCTCTACCGGTGCCGCCAAGGCTGTCGGTAAGGTCTTGCCTCAGTTGAACGGCAAGTTGACCGGTATGGCCTTCAGAGTCCCAACCGTCGACGTGTCCGTTGTCGACTTGACCGTCAAGTTGAACAAGGAGACTACCTACGACGAGATCAAGGCCGCCATCAAGGCCGCCTCCGAGGGCAAGTTGAAGGGCATCTTGGGCTACACCGAGGACGCCGTTGTCTCCACCGACTTCTTGGGTGACAACAACTCCTCCATCTTCGACGCTTCCGCCGGTATCATGTTGTCTCCAAAGTTCGTCAAGTTGGTGTCCTGGTACGACAACGAGTACGGCTACTCCACCAGAGTTGTCGACTTGGTTGAGCACGTTGCTGCCAACTAA
- the PHM7 gene encoding Phm7p (Syntenic homolog of Saccharomyces cerevisiae YOL084W (PHM7)) codes for MADANDSSDSNSTSSFVSALILYGIIGLVYTLIFLALRKRYRRVYEPRTLDDVRTLQPSERVESAPAGYVWWLPHLLYKPHKSLLQHMGVDAYFFARYLAVFGTLALIGCFILLPILLPVNAAGGRHLRGFERISFSNVAMSRRLYAHVFLSWIFFGLVLYVIYRELYYYVSMRQALQTSPYYSSLLQSRTVLFTDVRGGTDAESVLRGAFTGVEEVVYAKDHTELRKLVKERNKTANKYESALNKVVNKSVKVRRKAELKGNTVLQQREDLKDDDFERYVKKRPTHRLGKIPCVGEKVDTLKHCASRLGSLNSRVKSEQEEWETSQPLNTCFVIFSTQRDAQEAYQRAPVALPKGSYDRCIIGCAPDDVNWDSLSMSKSVRRSKRLVGNSILTAMIIFWAIPVAVVGCISNINFLTEKVHFLRFINNLPDVLMGLITSLLPTIMLAVLMSLVPIFIQLVANKTGSISRQETQLYCQRWFYAFQVVHVVLVVMLASSAASTVTAIIDDPNNAFEQLAQNMPLSANFYLSYVMLFAFIFASGVLLQLTGFVLSFILGRILDSTPRQKWTRYNTLNLPTWGVMYPLMELQVCIMLAYAIVTPVLLIISTLALLFAYVAYMYVFNYVYGLKHDYKGRNYVNALFQVFVGLYLAEVFLFALFIMGRAWGPLVLNVIMLAFTVLVHLYLQRRFLPLVDAVPLSLLDGAAGSVGKDQGWAEVVRAGRARPLDGLVALTNRLTGAATPAHPAPVNPDAEKAALSRSAPAAASSALARVKNFFHPSAAYNYDLAKSRLPDTYDKPLEYAEGYTRSAYTDPCIRDKEPVLWVPEDPMGVAARQAAIAEQHGVKVSTSHTGFDEKGAAIYTDNPPDYTPYDYVNH; via the coding sequence ATGGCAGACGCTAACGACAGTTCAGACTCGAACTCAACGTCCTCCTTTGTTTCGGCGCTGATTTTATATGGGATCATCGGGCTAGTTTACACGCTCATCTTCCTCGCGCTGCGCAAGCGCTACAGACGGGTGTATGAACCACGGACCCTCGACGATGTGCGCACGCTACAGCCTTCGGAGCGGGTGGAGTCGGCACCGGCGGGGTACGTCTGGTGGCTGCCACACCTGCTCTACAAGCCCCACAAGTCACTGCTGCAGCACATGGGCGTGGACGCGTACTTCTTCGCACGCTACTTGGCCGTGTTTGGGACGCTGGCGTTGATAGGGTGCTTTATTCTTTTGCCGATCCTGTTGCCCGTGAAcgcggcgggcggccgCCACCTCCGCGGCTTCGAGCGCATATCCTTCAGCAACGTGGCCATGAGCCGGCGCCTGTACGCGCACGTGTTCCTGTCGTGGATATTCTTTGGGCTCGTGCTCTACGTGATCTACCGCGAGTTGTACTACTATGTGTCCATGCGCCAGGCGCTGCAGACCTCGCCCTACTACtcgtcgctgctgcagtcCCGGACGGTGCTATTCACGGacgtgcgcggcggcacTGACGCGGAAAGCGTGCTGCGGGGCGCCTTCACTGGCGTGGAGGAGGTCGTCTACGCAAAGGACCACACAGAGCTCCGCAAATTAGTGAAGGAGCGCAACAAGACTGCAAACAAGTACGAGTCCGCCCTTAACAAGGTGGTGAACAAGAGCGTCAAGGTGCGCCGCAAGGCCGAGCTCAAGGGCAACACTGTGTTGCAGCAGCGGGAAGACCTCAAGGACGATGACTTCGAGCGCTACGTGAAAAAGAGGCCCACCCACAGACTTGGCAAAATACCTTGCGTCGGAGAGAAGGTAGACACCCTGAAACACTGCGCAAGCCGCCTGGGGTCGCTCAACTCGCGCGTGAAGTCCGAGCAGGAAGAGTGGGAGACCAGCCAGCCTCTAAATACGTGCTTTGTGATTTTCTCTACGCAGCGCGATGCCCAGGAGGCTTACCAGCGGGCGCCCGTGGCCTTGCCCAAGGGCTCCTACGACCGCTGTATCATAGGCTGTGCCCCAGACGATGTGAACTGGGACAGCCTTTCAATGAGCAAGAGCGTGCGCAGGTCGAAGCGGCTGGTGGGCAACTCTATCCTGACCGCGATGATCATCTTCTGGGCCATCCCGGTCGCCGTGGTGGGCTGTATCTCCAACATCAACTTCCTAACCGAGAAGGTCCACTTCCTGCGGTTCATTAACAACCTCCCAGACGTGCTGATGGGGCTCATCACGTCATTGTTGCCCACGATCATGCTCGCAGTGCTAATGTCGCTCGTGCCCATTTTTATCCAGCTCGTGGCGAACAAGACAGGCTCGATCAGCCGCCAGGAGACGCAGCTGTACTGCCAGAGATGGTTCTACGCGTTCCAAGTCGTGCACGTGGTGCTGGTGGTGATGCTCGCGTCTTCCGCAGCTTCGACGGTTACCGCCATCATCGACGACCCGAACAACGCCTtcgagcagctcgcgcagaACATGCCGCTGTCCGCTAACTTCTACCTCTCCTACGTGATGTTGTTCGCCTTCATCTTTGCTTCCGGCGTGCTGTTGCAGCTCACGGGTTTCGTCCTGAGCTTCATCCTGGGTCGGATCCTAGACTCGACGCCCAGGCAGAAGTGGACGCGCTACAACACGCTCAACTTGCCGACGTGGGGCGTCATGTACCCGCTCATGGAGCTGCAGGTCTGCATCATGCTCGCGTACGCGATTGTGACACCGGTGTTGCTGATCATCAGCACGCTGGCCCTGCTGTTCGCATACGTGGCCTACATGTACGTCTTCAACTACGTCTACGGACTGAAGCACGACTACAAGGGCAGAAACTATGTCAACGCGCTGTTCCAGGTCTTTGTGGGCCTCTACCTGGCCGAGGTGTTCCTGTTCGCGCTGTTCATCATGGGCCGTGCCTGGGGCCCGCTCGTCCTTAACGTGATCATGCTGGCCTTCACCGTGCTCGTGCACCTCTATCTCCAGCGCCGGTTCCTGCCGCTCGTCGACGCCGTGCCCCTCAGCCTCCTTgacggcgccgccggcagcgTCGGCAAGGACCAGGGCTGGGCCGAGGTCGTCCGCGcaggccgcgcgcgcccgctgGACGGCCTCGTCGCCCTCACCAACAGGCTCACCGGCGCCGCGACGCCGGCCCACCCGGCCCCCGTCAACCCCGACGCCGAGAAGGCCGCGCTATCCCgctccgcgcccgccgccgcctcaTCCGCGTTGGCCCGCGTCAAGAACTTCTTCCACCCCAGCGCCGCCTACAACTACGACCTCGCCAAGAGCAGGCTGCCCGACACCTACGACAAGCCGCTCGAGTACGCCGAGGGCTACACCCGCTCCGCCTACACCGACCCCTGTATCCGCGACAAGGAGCCCGTCCTGTGGGTCCCCGAGGACCCCATGGGCGTCGCCGCCAGGCAGGCCGCCATCGCCGAGCAGCACGGAGTTAAGGTCTCCACCAGCCACACCGGCTTCGACGAGAAGGGAGCTGCCATTTACACTGACAACCCCCCCGATTACACCCCCTATGACTACGTTAATCACTAG